The Bacillus sp. FJAT-27916 genomic interval CCTGTGAGCTTGTTGAAGGCGAAGCATAGGTTTTGGTCGGGGCTTGAATGGCAATACCGCTTAATGCTTCTCCTGTCAGCTTTGCGGCTGGCTCGCTTATGGGGGCTTTTGGTTCGTCCGTTAGAATAGCTTGCTCCTGTTCAGCTGCCTCCGTTTCATATGGCAGAGTAGCTTGTTCCTGCTCGGCTGCCTCCATTTCATCCACGATTACTTCAGCTTGCTCGTCCTCTACTGGTGTTTCCGTATCACTTGCTGCTTCAGTATTCGCCGTATCCTCCTCGCTTGATAGATCTTCTACTTTCACATAACCTTCCCAGATTTCGCTTCCGTCAGCTGAAATCGTCTGGACATGAAGATACTCATCAAATTTCTCGAGAAGGGTGACATCTGCTCCATTCTCCAGCTGAGTCAACACAGGGCTGTCACTTTCTGTGCTCTCATATAAATTAATGGCTTCCCCGTCTTTGGAAATCAGTACTGCTGTAGTTGCTTCCTCTATAACCTCTGAGTCCGAAGCGAATGAAACTGCCGGTAAGGTTGAAAGGAGGAGCATGGCAATGATCATAAAGGTTGTGAATTTCTTTGCTGTCAACATGATTTCTCCTCTATTAATTTTTTAAAATATCATTTTTTGAAATTATTAAGGCCTCCTTTTCTAAAATTAAACATATGTATTCTAACATTTTTATGCCGGAATTGAAGGATTTGTCTAGATTTGTAACGAATCTTTAAGAATTGATGAATATCCTTCCATATTTATATATCAAAATAATATAAACAAAAATCATACAAATTACCATATTTTTACGCTATAGTAGATATATAGGATTATGAAAAAGGAAGTGAGCAAGTGGCAGAAAACGTATTGGAAGTGAAATCACTAACAAAAAGGATCAGGCAGACGGCGATTGTAGATGATGTGAGCTTTGAAGTGAAACGCGGGGAGATTTTCGGATTATTAGGCCCGAATGGGGCGGGGAAAACAACAATCATCCGAATGATTGCAAGCTTGATCAACCGTACGGATGGCAGGGTTCTCATTAACGGTCATGATCTCGATCAGGACTTTGAGGGAGCCATGAGCAATCTTGGAGCGATTGTGGAGAATCCAGAGTTTTATAAGTACATGAGCGGGCGGAAGAATTTGATTCATTATGCGCGTATGGCGGCAAATCCGATTCCTCCCGAGAGACTGGATGAGGTAGCAGAGCTAGTGAAGCTGGACCATGCGATTGAGAAGAAGGTTAAGACATACTCACTCGGGATGCGCCAGCGTCTTGGGGTGGCACAGGCTATTCTGCATAAGCCGGCGCTCTTGATTCTTGATGAGCCGACCAATGGTCTCGACCCACAAGGGATTAAAGAGTTCCGCATGTATTTGCGCGAGCTGGCTGATGAAGGGATTGGGGTTCTTGTTTCCTCCCATTTACTTGCTGAAATGCAGCTTATGTGTGACCGGTTCGCTGTCATTGAGAAGGGTAAGCTTATACATATCGAGAATAATCAGATGCAGGGTGAGGAAGAGGAGTTCAGGGAGATTGTCTTTGCCGTGAAGGATGTTCTTGCTGCAGCCAAGGTTGTTCGTGAGGCATATCCAGACGCGGCCATCCTAAAGCAGGACGTACAAATGATCACGATTAGGACAACGAAGGAACAGTCAGCTGAAATTGTCCGTGCCTTCGTACAGGCGAATGTCGATGTTTATGAGATGAGTGTCGTCAAAAAATCCTTGGAGGACCGCTTCTTTGAGATTACGAAGCAGGAGGTGGGCGTATGATCAAGCTTATACGCAATGAATGGATGAAACTATTCTCTAAAGTATCGACTTATATTTTCATCGGAATTATGGTTGTAGGGATTATCGGTGCTGGCTTTGCCGCGAATTTCTTTAATTCAATGATTGAAGCGGATGTGAAGGAAGCGAAACAAACGCTCGCCGATCCAAATGCATCTGAGGATGATAGGGCCTACGCGGCAACTGTACTTGCTGACAGTGATTCGAATATGACGAATGCCGTCTGGGATTTCATGGCTGATTGGGCATTGGGGCTTGTCTCCTTCATCACGCTGTGTTCGGTCATTGTCTGCAGCGGGATGGTAGCATCGGAATTCTCGGATGGAACCATCAAGCAGCTGCTGATACGGCCGTATAAGCGCTGGAAGATTCTTCTGTCAAAATATATCACTTCACTTATCTTTGCAGGTGTATTATTGGTTACCTTGCTTATATCAGGATATTTGGTCGGTCTGTTATTCTTTGGGAATGGGTCCTTCACGGCGAAGATTCCAGACCCATCCTTTTCTGGAGATATGATTGAGGTAGGCAGCTATTTAGTGGATATGCTCCTTTACTGGCTGCCAGGTTTCTTGATGATCACCACTATTGCGTTTATGCTGAGCACGCTTTTCAAGACGACATCCATCGCAGTAGGTGTATCCGTATTTATCCTGTTTGCTTCATCTACATTAAACTTCCTTATCTTGAATCTAGTTGACCGTTATAGCTGGATGAAGTTTATTCTGTTCCCGCATATAGACCTGCGCAATCTCTTCTTGCTTGGTTACGGCTATGAAGGAGCAGCGCTTGGCTTTTCGCTCGGCTTGCTTGCCGTCTATTATGTCATTTTTATTGCAATCACGTTTTTTGTCTTCCGGAAGAGGGATGTCGCTATTTGATGTTTAAGAGGTCCAGGGTAACTCCCTGGGCTTTTTTTATTGTCTGACTTTTGTATCTTTCTAGGCTTTCATTGTTTCCATTCCTGTTTTCATATAAAATGGATATGCTTTGAAGAATTGGACGTATGGAGGGCAAGAAGAATTGTGAAAAAGAAAAGAAACAGCAGGATCAAGCATCCTCTTTTAAATGCCATAATGGATTATGTATATGTACTTATCGGGTCTGCGATTGTCGCTATTTCCTTTAATATCTTCCTCTTGCCGACGAAAGTGGCATCCGGCGGCGTGAGCGGGATTAGTACGATTACGTATAATTTGTTCGGATGGGAACCAGCCTTTGTGCAATGGTCATTCAATATTCCGCTCTTTATCGCTGGTGTGCTGCTTCTTGGAACGCACTTCGGCATTAAAACGGCTGTTGGAACCATCTTCTTCCCGTTTGTCGTTTTCTTAACAAACGGGTGGTCGCCGGCAACAACAGATCCGCTGCTTGGCGCTCTTTTCGGAGGGATTGGCGTCGGGCTTGGTCTTGGAATTGTCTTCCTAGGAAAGGCTTCAACTGGCGGTACGGATTTGGCGGCGCAAATTATTCATAAATACACGGGGATCTCACTTGGGATGTGTGTCGCCATGATTGACGGCTTAATTGTACTTGCGGCTGCGCTTGTATTTGATATCGAGCAGGGCTTATATGCCTTGATTGGCTTGTTCGTCACAAGCAAAACAATCGATCTTGTTCAAGTCGGCATACAGCGATCAAAAACTGTTATGATCATTACGAGCTGTGAGGCAGAGGTCAGAAAGGCCATCTTGGAGGAAGTGGATCGTGGTGTTACAAGGCTGACAGCTCAAGGCGGCTATACAGAAAGTGATCGTCCTGTCCTCATGTGCGTGATTGATCAATCAGAATTCACGAAGCTGCGTCAGGTGGTGCAGTCGATTGACAGGCATGCGTTTGTCGTCGTTATGGAAGCGGCTGAGGTGCTTGGTGAAGGCTTCAAGAAAGACTGAGTGAATCTTTTCTTTGCTATTTGAGAGAATAGTTGTTAAGATAGGGTCTGGTCAAAGGATTCAAGTAGAATGACAGGCAATATGCTTGTATAGATAGAGAGTGACAAGAAGAAACCGGGGAGATGATATTAGTCTAACCGGTTTTTTGTTACTGTTTTAACCGGAATAAAAGGAGCTTATGGACTATTATCGGAGCGGTCAAAAAGGCATAGGAGATGTAGAAGTGGAATTAACCTTCTTTTGACAAAAAAGGTTAATGTAGATGAAATATAAATGTAATATAACAGTGGTATTTCTGACATTTTGTGATGTTATAATATAACATGACAAAAGACGGATAAATTTATCAAAAAACGACAAACGTCGATAAACACATATAGATTTAAGTACAACATGAAGGTGGAAAAAAGGTGAAAACGACATGATAGAAATGATTAATGTTCAAAAGACATACCCGAATGGCGTTTCAGCAGTAAAAGGCCTGAATGTAAAGATACAATCGGGAGAGTTTGTCTATGTAGTAGGACCAAGCGGCGCAGGTAAATCGACATTTATTAAGATGATGTATAGAGAAGAAAAGCCGACAAGCGGGACCATCACGATTAACGGACGGAATATTGCCAATATCAAGGATCGAAAAGTACCGCTTTTGCGCAGGGATATCGGCGTAATCTTCCAAGACTTCAAGCTCTTGAATAATTTGACCGTTTTTGAGAATATTGCCTTTGCGCTTGAAGTAACAGAGGAAAGACCACAAGTCATCAAGACGAAGGTCATGGACGTGCTTGAGCTCGTCGGCCTTAAACATAAAGTAAGAATGCTACCGACCGAGCTATCCGGCGGAGAGCAGCAAAGGGTTGCCATTGCCCGTTCCATCGTGCGTTCACCGAAGCTTGTGATCGCAGATGAACCGACAGGGAACCTGGACCCGGAAACTTCTTGGGAAATCATGAAGATATTCGAAGAAATCAACAGCCTCGGTACAACTGTTATCATGGCGACTCACAACAAAGAGATTGTTAATACGCTTCAGCATCGAGTCATTGCCATTGAAGGCGGCTTGATCGTGCGGGATGAACAGAAGGGAGAATACGGTTATGAATTATAGAACCTTCTTCCGCCATGTGAAGGAAAGCTTTAAAAGTCTAGGCCGTAACGGCTGGATGACATTCGCATCCGTCAGTGCCGTTACTGTAACCCTATCATTGGTCGGAGTGTTTGTCGTTCTGATGATGAACTTGAATAACTTTGCTACCAATGTAGAGAGTGATGTAGAAGTTCGCGTGCATATTGACCGTACAGCAACAGAAGAACAGTCAACTGCACTGAAATCCAGCTTAGAAAGCCTGAACCAGGTTGATAGTGTCACTTTATCTCCTAAAGAAGAAGAATTGACAAGTATCATTAACAGCATGGGTGATGATGGGAAAGCCTTCGAGCTGTTTGAACAAGATAATCCATTAAATGATGTTTATGTCGTTAAGACAAAAACACCTCAGGATGTCGTGGTCGTTGCGCAAGAGGCTGAAAAAATGAATGCCGTCGAAACAGTAGAATATGGACAGAATTATGTAGAGAAGCTGTTTAATATCGTCAGCGTTTCAAGAAACGTAGGAATTGTCCTGATTGTTGCTTTGTTATTCACAGCGATGTTCCTTATCTCGAATACGATTAAAGTAACTATTTTCGCTAGACGCCGCGAAATTGAGATTATGCGTCTCGTCGGTGCGACTAACGGATTTATCCGCTGGCCGTTCTTCCTTGAAGGGTTATGGCTGGGCGTACTCGGATCGATTATCCCGATTGCCCTCATCGCATTTGGATACAAGTATTTGTATGATCACCTCAGTCCGTCCATGACGATTGATTACATGCAGATGCTGTCCTATAACCCATTCATTCTTCAAGTATCAGGTCTGCTCGTCCTGTTTGGAGCCTTGATCGGTATATGGGGAAGCTTAATGTCCATCCGTAAATTCTTGAAAGCTTAACAAACAAGGGGCCCCTTTTCTAAAAAGGGGCCATACATACATAAAAAAGAAATCGCTATTGTTGGAAGGGAAAGGGGAAAGTCACGTGAAGAAAACCATAGTCGCAATCACCGCGTTTGCGCTGTGTATGGCAGGAACGACTGCCGGGGGTAGTGTACAAGCTGAATCCATTGGTTCACTGCAGGAGAAAAAGAATACAATTGAGAAGAAGAAGTCCTCGGTTGAATCGAATATTTCCGAAACGGATAAGCAAATCTCTGATATCGAAGGTCAACGTGCCTCATTAGAAGCAGAGTTGAAAAAGGTAGAAAAATCAATCGCTGAGACAGAAGAAAAGATTGCTCAAAAGGATCAAGAAATCAAATCCACTGAAAATAAGATTGATAGTCTGAAAGAAGACATTAAAGAAACAGAGGAAAGAATCGCAAATCGGAATGAGATTTTGAAGGAGCGTGCGCGTTCTTATCAGCAAAATGGTCTGAGCTCAAGCTATCTAGAGGTTCTCCTAGGTGCAAACAGTTTTGGGGAGTTTGTAGAGAGAATTGGTGCAGTAACGACAATCATGAATGCAGATAAAGAAATCATTGCTGAGCAGGAAGCTGATAAAGCTCGTCTAGAGGAGCAGAAGGCAGAGGTAGAAAAGAAGCTTGCCAGCTTAAATGACATGAAGAAAGAGCTCGTTAAGATGAAGGAAAAGCTTGACGGGAAGAAGGTTGAAAAGAATCAGCTGATGGCTGCGCTGAAATCAGAGCAGGCTCAGCTTGAAGAAGAGAAGCTTTCTCTTGAGGAAGAGAAGGAGCTCTTGGCTAATCAAGAGTCAGCTGTGAAGAAAGCCATCGCAGCTGAGGAAAAACGCCAGGCAGCGGCTGCTGCAGCCTCTAAAGCAAGCAGCAGTTCATCAAGTTCTTCTGGCGGTGCGGTATCTGCTGCACCTGCTGTGACATCAGGCAAGTTCATGCGTCCAGCAGCCGGGTATGTATCTTCCCATTATGGCGCTCGGTGGGGACGAAACCACAATGGGATTGATATTGCGAAGTCGGGTACAGTACCGGTTGTCGCATCAGCAGCTGGAGTTGTCTCTCGTGCAAACTTCTCAAGCTCTTACGGTAATGTCATCTATATCTCCCACTATATAGATGGACAAGTCTATACCACTGTATACGCTCACTTGCGTTCGATGAATGTTTCCGCCGGACAATCTGTCCAAAAGGGACAGCAGATTGGATTAATGGGGAATACAGGTAATTCCTTTGGCCAGCATTTACACTTTGAATTGTATGTAGGCGGCTGGACCGCATCCCATTCGAACGCCGTGAACCCACTAAGTTATTTAAGCGGAATGTAATACACACAAGGCGCAGTTCGACAGAGGACTGTGCCTTTTCTTTTATGAGTTATGGTATAAATTTTCAGATAAACTACGAATGTTGTCGAACGATGGGTAAATTTGATGGTCGAATTGTGTACACAAGCGTTCAATAAACTGTTAAAATTTGTATCAAATAGTCTATTATTACTGGGTGGGATGTCGTTTGGAGAGTGTGGTTTTTAAAGATTATATGATCAAGGACGATCGTCAATTCAACCAATTTCTTTTAGGAAAAATGAACCTCTTTGATGCGTCCCGAATCAATTCTAACTCAATTTTATCCTCATTGAATGAGCTCTACCGCAATGATTACGAGAAACAAAAATATTTCCTGCAGGATTACTACTTCAATTACTTAGACTCCATAAAATCAAACATTCTCATGGAATATTATTTAATGCAAGGTGATATAGAAGAGCTCGAGACTCTCATGGAAATTGAGAGGGAACGGGGAAGCAAGGACATGCAGACATGGATTACCATTTATCAAATCCTCCTCAAGAACCAAAAGGGAGAATTGTCTGGCACGGACTTGATTGATGAAATCTTCAAGGTCAAGAATACAAATAGCGAGTCGCTCATATTCTCGCTTATTGTCCATTTATACGGAATCCAGGAAACAGGTTTATTCGAGCCGTTTCACAAGGTTCTTACAGTCGTAGCCCCGATGGTGGAGCTGATGGATAATGAATATTTGCGGGAAGCTTACAAAATTCGACTCATGGAAATGGAAGCAACCACCTACTTATACATGAATGAAATTGAGCAATGCCGCTCAAAATGCTTAGAGGTCATTAAGCGCAGCGAGCTGCAGTTCTATTTCCCGATTGTGTATGCTAATTTCTTTCATATACTCGGTCAAACCTATATGTTTGAGAATTTCGAGGTAGCGAAATATTGGGTCGAGCAATCCCGTAACGCCTTATTGCAGCTATCTGGCAATCGGGCTATGGATAGAACCCAGTATACGGTTAACACACTTGATTTTCTGCATTCCTTTTGGGGTATTGATATACATACGGAACCAACAGATGAGGCAGAAAGGGCCCACCGGCTGATTGTCCAAGGCCGAGTCGATGAAGCCGTTGACATTCTTGAAGGCTTAAAGAAAAAGAGGGGATACTTAACATCCTATCAATTATTCTATTACGGACTGGCAATGAATGATGACAGCATGCTGAATGTAGCCCGGGATGTATTCACCTCTAATTCCAATTACTTTTATCTTCAATTATTGAGCACAGAGAATTTACACAAATATAAAAAAAAAAACAAATTAGGAGGATGAAGCATTGAAAAAATTAGCAGGCATTTTTATTGTTGTTCTAACATTGGTGACAGCAACGGCAGGCGGAACCCTATTAGCCTTTGACCCAGGTCCAATCGCCCCAGGCGGCAGCTCAGCTATTGACCGCTGATTTATTCAGCATAAGCAGGACAGGCACCGCATAGGAATAAGCATGGCACATTTACATGTGTCATGCTTATTTTGTTTTTGGCTGAAAGGCAGGCGGCAGCGATTGGAGAATAAATGGTTCTGGCCCTTTGTGACTGCAGTGGTTCTGTTGATTTGCACCACTGCCGGCTCCTGGTGGAGATATGAATATAGGCAGGAGAGCGAAGGAAGCCGTGCTAAGGAACAAGAAATGAAGGATTGGAGTCAATTTGAAAAGGTTCACCAAGCATTTGATATTATTGCCGAGAATTATGTGGAGCAGGTGGACGAGAAGGAGCTGACGGAAGGGGCAATCAAAGGCATGCTGGGTGAGTTGAAGGACCCGTATTCTGTCTATATGGATGCAGAAACAACCTCTCAGTTCCAGCAAACATTGGATTCCAGTTTTCAAGGAATCGGGGCTGAGATTCATTTTCTGGATGGCAAATTCGTGATTGTCTCGCCATTTAAGCACTCTCCAGCAGAAAAGGCCGGTATTAAGCCGGGAGATGTGATCATTCGTGTGGACGAGCAGAAAACAGAAGGGCTTGAGCTTTATGATGTTGTTTCCTTAATCAGGGGCAAGGTCGGGACAGAAGTAGAGGTAGAAATCATGCGTGAGGGCAATAGTCATCCCATCCGCTTCTCGGTCAAGCGTGCGGAAATTCCGCTCGAGACCGTTCATCGCTCCATGAAGAAGCTGAATGGTAAATCGATAGGCTATCTTCAGATTACCTCCTTCAGTGAGCATACAGCTGCAGACTTCGTTAAAGAGCTCTCTTCACTTGAAGACAGTCAAATGGATGGATTGCTCATTGATGTACGGGGAAATCCGGGAGGTCTACTGACAAGTGTCGAGGAAATCCTGAAGCCGTTCATTACCGAAAAGAAGCCATATATCCAGATTGAAGAACGAAATGGCAAGAAAAATCAATATTTCTCCTATACAGACAAGCGAAAGTCTTACCCGATTGCTGTATTGATCGATGAGGGCAGCGCCTCTGCTGCAGAAATTTTTGCGGCAGCGATGAATGAATCAGAGGGATACCCGCTGATTGGCGAGAAAACCTTTGGAAAGGGCACGGTGCAAAAGCCTGTTGACTTAGGGGATGGAAGTACAATCAAGCTCACCTTCTATAAATGGCTTACGCCAAGCGGAACATGGATTCACAAAAAAGGCATCCAGCCTACAATCGAGGTCAGTCAGAAGGATTACTTCAGCTTAGAGCCATTGGCCATTGAAAAGCCTCTTGAGAAGGACATGAACAATAAACAAGTTACAATCCTGCAAAAAATGCTTGAAGGCGCCGGATATGAACCGGGGCGGACGGACGGCTATTACAGTGCGAAAACCGTGAAGGCAGTTGAAGCCTTCCAGCGAATGCATCAAATGCGTGCAACCGGGATAGCCGATAAGGGAACCGTCAGCAGCCTGCAAGAGGAAATCATCCAGCTGATGAATGAAGACAAAAATGATTTACAGCTGCAGGCTGGGTTGAGATGGCTTGAACAGCAATAGGAGGAGGACAGCGCATAGGGGGCGCTGTCTTTTCGTGTGGGCTGGGAAGGAGGTAGGGAGGAGGAGCTCAACTCAGGGATTAGCGCCCATACGCTCATATTATTGCCCTAACGCAGGGGGGCGCCCATACCCACGAGGTTTCGCCCATACCCACGAGATTTCGCCCTTAACTATCTGCGTTCGCCCATAAACGATGGGATATCGCCCTTAAACGGTTTAGTTTCGCCCATAAAGCTTAAGAAATCGCCCATAAACGGCAAAAATATGAAAAACCTCAGGAAAACAGAAGGCCAATCTATCCTAGAAAGCTGAAAATAGACAAGCTGACGGTCTTTTTGGAATGAAATCTTTCGTTTTTAGATAGATTCTCTTCGAAAACAAGCTCTAATTACGCTGTTTTGATTTTGCGAGCTTGCTCACGGCTGTCTTTCTGTCGAAGCAAAAGGAGAGCCTGTTCTAAAAGAAAGAATAGGAAAGGAGGGGGTGATTTGATAGAATAGAAGATAAGGTATGTAAGGGTTGGTGATACAAATTGTGGGAAACTTGGGTGATTGAATTACTTAAGGGAATTGGGTTGTTGTTTCTGAATCCGGTTCTGTATATTGGGTTGATAGTTACATATATGCTTGGCTCCAAGCGAGTTAAGCAGGAGCGCAAGCTGTTTCATATCCGGGTAGAGGATCCCATGATTGAGATGAAGGAGTACATCGTCCCAAGCCTGTTAACGGGATTTGTGTTGTCTGTCATGACGGGATTGCTTGGATTGAATGTACCATTTGAGTTTGTGCTGCTGGCAGGTTCTTTGAGTGTAATATTTAGTATATTCTTATTTGTCCGTCTGTTATCGCCGGTTTATACGGTTGGTTTGTCCTTTTTGATTATTTTCGGGCTTGGCATATATGGGTTTAATGGAATTTGGGATGAGGGCTATTTTGCCTTTGATCAAGCCATTTACCCATCCATTGCTGTTCTGGTCGGCCTATTGCTGCTGGCAGAAGGCTGGCTGATTCGCAAGAGAGGGGCTCTGCATGCGTCGCCTCTGTATGAGAAGGGAAAAAGGGGGATGCTTGTTGGGGCACAGAAGTCCAAACGGATTTGGCTTGTGCCAGTGCTTCTTTTTATCCCGAACGGTTTACTTGATGTACCAGGTGATTTCTGGCCTGTATTCTCCTTTGGTGAGACTGAGTGGGCGCCGCTTGTTGTTCCGTTCTTTATCGGTTTTTCCTTTAAAGCAAAGAGTACGCTGCTCGCCAATATTGTGCAGCCATTAGGAAGAAGCATGACAGTTCTTGGGCTGATTGTTCTGGCCATAAGTGCGGCTGGCTATTGGATTCCTTATGTAAGTCTCGCTGCGGTGGCGGCTGCAATCATTGGACATACGATTATCTTCTCTGTTTATAAGAGCAGGGAGGAGAATCGTTCCTCCTTCTTTACCTCTTCCAAAAATGGGCTGATGATTCTTGGAATATTGCCTGAATCACCGGCTGAGCGGATGGGGCTTCGTCCGGGGGAGCTTCTGACGAAGGTGAATGGACGGATGGTTTATTCGAGGACAGAGCTTTATGAAGCCCTGCAATCGAATCGTGCACATTGCAAGCTTGAGATTTATGATATTAATGACCAAATACGACTTGTACAAAATGCTCTGTATGAGGGTGATCACCATGAGCTGGGAATTCTGGCCGTGGAGAGTCGAAAGCTCCTTCCAATGGAAGGTGTACAATAATGATAAAAAGGATGCAGCCAAGATGATGGCTGCATCCTTTTTTAAAATAATCTTTGTAGAAATTGTATAATAGCAGCAATTCCCATGCTATAGACCGCAATGGAAAGAGGTTTCCCGAGAAGGATGATTGCGATGAACCTCCCTAGCCTCATCTTCGTCAAACCAGCCATATAACAGAGCACATCATCCGGGAAGCCGGGAAAGAAGATGGCGCTTGCGAAGAAACGCTCGAAACGCCTGCCTTTATTGATCCATTGGCTGTACTTATTATAGTTCTTCTCTTTAATGATATTTTTCACAAAATCACTGCCGTACTTCCTTGAAAGGATGAAGACGAGAATGGAGCCAAGGCAGATACTGAAATAATTGTACAGAAATCCCCTCCAAGCTCCGAAGATAACGACTCCGGCAACCGTGCTGATTCCGCCTGGCAAAAATGGAAAGACAACTTGAACAATTTGAATGAGCATGAAAACTAGCGGAGCAAACGGACCATAGCCATCAATGTAGTGCTGAAAGCTCACTGTAGAAGAAAAAATTCCCCGATGATATAAAACAGCGATAAAGATGCCAATAGCCAGGAAGCCTATGAAAGTGACGGAATTAACAAGGTACATAACCCATTTATTCTTATCCATTGTTCTGCCCTCTTATGAAGAAATTTTATGAACGGCTCTCCATGACTTCAACTGTCCTTTGCTTAATGGGATCAAGCTCCTTGCTCAATACAGGAATCGGCTCGTGAAAGTGCACGCTGATTTGATTGAATGGGAGTGGAACCATGTACTTATCCCAGCGCCTTGTCAGTCGGATTTTTCTCTTTACCTCAATGGAGACGGGGACGATGCGTCGTTTGGAAACACGGGCAAGGATATAGGAAAAATCCTTTGGCACATGATAGGGACCAAGCGGGCCGTCAAATGCCAAAGCGAGATGACCTCCATCAGCTCCATTGATTTTTTTGCGTATTTTAAAAAGAAAGCCTCCCCCAACAGATTCATCGGGAACTCGGAGCGGGGTATATCCGAAATATTCACAGAGATTGGCGATATAGTCGCCTCTT includes:
- a CDS encoding lysophospholipid acyltransferase family protein yields the protein MIEFKCYGDKLFHWLATNYIDLVYRTSQVRYTGKSMITCEEERFVLGFWHGDSYCIIPALKGTNIFVITTSNRRGDYIANLCEYFGYTPLRVPDESVGGGFLFKIRKKINGADGGHLALAFDGPLGPYHVPKDFSYILARVSKRRIVPVSIEVKRKIRLTRRWDKYMVPLPFNQISVHFHEPIPVLSKELDPIKQRTVEVMESRS
- a CDS encoding PDZ domain-containing protein encodes the protein MIELLKGIGLLFLNPVLYIGLIVTYMLGSKRVKQERKLFHIRVEDPMIEMKEYIVPSLLTGFVLSVMTGLLGLNVPFEFVLLAGSLSVIFSIFLFVRLLSPVYTVGLSFLIIFGLGIYGFNGIWDEGYFAFDQAIYPSIAVLVGLLLLAEGWLIRKRGALHASPLYEKGKRGMLVGAQKSKRIWLVPVLLFIPNGLLDVPGDFWPVFSFGETEWAPLVVPFFIGFSFKAKSTLLANIVQPLGRSMTVLGLIVLAISAAGYWIPYVSLAAVAAAIIGHTIIFSVYKSREENRSSFFTSSKNGLMILGILPESPAERMGLRPGELLTKVNGRMVYSRTELYEALQSNRAHCKLEIYDINDQIRLVQNALYEGDHHELGILAVESRKLLPMEGVQ
- a CDS encoding TVP38/TMEM64 family protein, producing MDKNKWVMYLVNSVTFIGFLAIGIFIAVLYHRGIFSSTVSFQHYIDGYGPFAPLVFMLIQIVQVVFPFLPGGISTVAGVVIFGAWRGFLYNYFSICLGSILVFILSRKYGSDFVKNIIKEKNYNKYSQWINKGRRFERFFASAIFFPGFPDDVLCYMAGLTKMRLGRFIAIILLGKPLSIAVYSMGIAAIIQFLQRLF